The nucleotide window TCGCCCCGAATCTCCGCCGGAGCATCCGGCTTCATATCCCACATATCCTGATGCGGTGGCCCACCGGGCAAAAAGACCATGATGACCGCCTTATGCCTACTGCCAGCCTTTGTCGCAGATTCAGCCCGCAGCAAATCGGTCAAAGACAGCCCACCCATCGCCAATCCCCCCACACGGAGAAAATCACGCCGCGAGACTCCATCACAGAAGCCTTGATGAACCGAAGAAGAACGAATCGAGAGCATACCACCCCAACCTACGGTCACTTTTCCCTCCTCTTGCTCAGGCTCTCGCTCTCTCCCTTGCCCGCACGCGATATTCCACCTGATGCGAACATGCACAGAACACCCGAGAACAACACTGGCAGCAACAGCGGATCGCCGTCACTCCACCGTGAAGATCCAAGCGCATTAAACACGCCCTAACTCGCTTCCAACGTCTGCCAGCGGCGGAGCCAGCCACGGCTGAGAGTTTCGACGAGTTGCTCCACGCGGTCCACCTCGCGGACATGGATGCGCAAGAGAGGGATATTGGTCAGTGCGAAAAGTGCGTTCACGAACATGTCGCGCTCTTTGCGGTCTTTCCGCTCGTGACTGTCATCATCCAATTCAATCCCGAGCATAGGCATCCAGTCGTCATTGCGGCAAATGAGGAAATCGACGTGCTTTTGACTGACCTTGTTGAAACCGGAGAGATCGCCTTTCGCATGCTGAAAGACATCGGCGAGGCGGGGCTTTACCTGAATGCGGCAGCGATGTTGAGAAATCTGCTCCAAGCAGGCATGAAAGCGGGCCTCAGTAGGTGTGAGCAATGCTTTGGGCTTATAATGATGCTCCAGAGCGATTCGGGTATCTGTCAGTGGGGCGATGAGTTTCATTGGAGGGAGGCGGGTTCGCAGGCTAAATTATAGTAATTATAGCCTAAATCACTCCAGGGATAAACAACAGTTTTGCTCCCAAGACGCAGAACGAGATCAGACTCAGAGGGAGCGAGACCGGATGCAGGCGTTCATGGCGATAAAGCAAAAGGGACGCCTCGCGGCGTCCCTTTTGGTGGATGATTGAGATGAATCGCTCTCTCGATTAACGGGAGTAGAGTTCGACGACGAGCTGCTCGTTAGCGATGGGGGCGATTTCTTCGCGCACGGGGACGCGGTTGACGGTGCCCTTCATGGCTTCGCGGTCCACGGTGGTCCAGTCGGCTCCGGGGCTGCCAGCGGTCATTTCGAGGAACTTGCCGACGAGCTGCTGGCTGCGAGGAGCGGCCTTCACTGCGACGACGTCACCAGGCTTGCACTGGAAGCTGGCGATGTTCACGATCTTGCCGTTCACGGTGATGTGGAGGTGAGCGACGAGCTGGCGGGAAGCGAAGCGGGTGTTGGCGAATCCCATGCGGTAGCAGACGTTGTCGAGGCGGAGCTCGAGCATCTGGAGGAGGATTTCACCGGTCACGCCTTTGCGGCGCTGGGCTTCTGCGAAGAAGCGGCGGAATTGTTTTTCAAGCACGCCGTATTGGAAGCGGAGCTTCTGCTTTTCGAGCAAGGCGGTGCCGTATTCGGAGGTCTTGCGGCGGGTGTTGCGTGCGCCGTGCTGTCCAGGGGGGAAGTTGCGGAGTTCGAGTGCTTTGGAGGGGCCGAAAAGCGCGATGCCGAAGCGGCGGGCGATTTTTTCACGAGGTCCAGTGTAACGAGCCATGAGTCAGTAGATAAAAGAGGTGAGTGTGAAAAAATTAGACGCGACGTGCTTGGGGCGGACGGCAGCCGTTGTGGGGGATCGGCGTGGTGTCTTTGATGGTGGTGACTTCGACACCGAGGGCCTGGACGGCACGCACGGCGGATTCACGACCGGAGCCTGGGCCATGGAGACGGACTTCAGCCTCACGGAGGCCGTGACCCATCGCCTGACGGCAGGCATCCTGTGCGACGACCTGGGCGGCGTAGGCGGTGCCTTTACGGCTGCCACGGAAGCCCATTTTACCGGAGGTGGACCAACCGATGACCGCGCCGGTCTTGTCGGTGATGGTGACCATGGTGTTGTTGAAGGAGGAACGCACGTGGACGATGCCGGAGGTGACGTTTTTGCTGCCTTTGGCCTTAACGATCTTGGTGGCCTCGGCACCTTCTCCGCCGATTTCTGCCCAGATGCTCTGGGAGACTTGGCGGTCACCGCTGGTGGGGACTTTATCTGCTCCGGGAGCAGCGACAGGTGCTGCTGGGGCGGCAGCGGGTGCTGCGGCGGCCTCCGGGGCGGCGGGGATTGCTGGGGTAGTTTCGTCAGCCATGGGATGAAATGTGCTTCGCGTTAAGTGTGGAGATTATTTAGAGGCCTTCTGGGCACCGACGGTCTTACGTGGGCCTTTACGGGTACGGGCATTGGTGTGGGTGCGCTGACCACGCACGGGCAGACCACGGCGATGGCGGTGTGCACGGTAGCAGTTGATCCCGAGGATGCGCTTCATGTGCATCTGGATCTCACGACGAAGGTCGCCTTCGATCGGAATTTTGGTGGCCTGGATCGCCTGGGTGATCAGGGCGATCTCATCGTCCGTCAGTGCGCCAGCGCGGATGTTCGGGTCGATTTTGGTCGCCGCGAGCACCTTGCGGCTAAGGGGAAGACCCACACCATAAATGTATGGCAGTGAGTATTCGATTTTTTTGTCGTTCGGGATTTCGACTCCGAGCAGGCGAGGCATGACGTGGGCGTGTGGGTTGTTGTTGGTGGAAAAGGATCAGCCCTGGCGCTGTTTATGGCGCGGGTTTTTGCAGACGACGCGGACGACACCAGCGCGGCGAATGACGCGGCAAAGTTCGCAAAGAGGTTTAACGGAGGTACGGACTCGCATGAGAGGGGGTTCCAGTGGGGGGAATGGATCAGTGACCCCTGCTCCGGGAGCAGGGGGCGTGATGCCTACCACGAAAGAAATTTCACGCAAGCTAGTTTTTCACAGTTTTCCTGTGCGTTTTGAAAAGCCCTTCCCATCATCGCTGCGCATGAAAAACATTCTTTGTTTCGGCGACTCGAATACCTGGGGCTTTGTGCCCGATAGCATCCTCGCCCCCTACCAGCGCCGCTTCCCCCACGATGTGCGGTGGACGGGCATTCTGGCCCGCGAGCTCGGCGCTGGCGTCAAAATCATCGAAGAGGGCCAAAATGGCCGCACCACGGTCCACGATGACCCTTTCGCCGCTGCGCGGAATGCCAAAACCGTGCTGCCATCTATATTAGAGTCCCAAAAGCCGCTCGATCTCGTGATCCTGATGCTGGGCACCAATGACCTGAAGGCCATTTTTGCAGTCTCCCCACCCGAAATCGCCGTGGGGATGAAAATCATCGCCCAGATGATCTTGGCCAGTGATGCCGGTCTGGAGGGCCGCCCCCCTGCCCTACTCATCCTCTGCCCGCCCATCATCGGTGACACCTCTCACTTGCCGGGTGTGACGGAGAAATTCCCCCTCGCTCGCGAAAACAGCCGCAAGCTGCCCCGGCTCTATGATGCCGTGGCCAAGCAACTGGGCTGCCACTTCTTCAATACACAGGACATCATCGAGCCCAGTGCCGCCGATGGCATCCACCTCGATGCGGCTGCCCACAGCACGCTGGGGCTCGCCCTCGCCGCGAAAGTGAAGTCGATCCTCTCTCTCTAATCTCCCCTCATGACCCTGCTGGAAAAGTTTTATCCCGTCCTGAAGCCCTGGCTCTTCCGCATGGATGCCGAGTCCGCGCACTCCCTGACTGTCAAAATGATGGTCATCGGTCACAAACTCG belongs to Verrucomicrobiaceae bacterium and includes:
- a CDS encoding DUF2726 domain-containing protein, whose translation is MKLIAPLTDTRIALEHHYKPKALLTPTEARFHACLEQISQHRCRIQVKPRLADVFQHAKGDLSGFNKVSQKHVDFLICRNDDWMPMLGIELDDDSHERKDRKERDMFVNALFALTNIPLLRIHVREVDRVEQLVETLSRGWLRRWQTLEAS
- the rpsD gene encoding 30S ribosomal protein S4 — its product is MARYTGPREKIARRFGIALFGPSKALELRNFPPGQHGARNTRRKTSEYGTALLEKQKLRFQYGVLEKQFRRFFAEAQRRKGVTGEILLQMLELRLDNVCYRMGFANTRFASRQLVAHLHITVNGKIVNIASFQCKPGDVVAVKAAPRSQQLVGKFLEMTAGSPGADWTTVDREAMKGTVNRVPVREEIAPIANEQLVVELYSR
- the rpsK gene encoding 30S ribosomal protein S11; translation: MADETTPAIPAAPEAAAAPAAAPAAPVAAPGADKVPTSGDRQVSQSIWAEIGGEGAEATKIVKAKGSKNVTSGIVHVRSSFNNTMVTITDKTGAVIGWSTSGKMGFRGSRKGTAYAAQVVAQDACRQAMGHGLREAEVRLHGPGSGRESAVRAVQALGVEVTTIKDTTPIPHNGCRPPQARRV
- the rpsM gene encoding 30S ribosomal protein S13, with the protein product MPRLLGVEIPNDKKIEYSLPYIYGVGLPLSRKVLAATKIDPNIRAGALTDDEIALITQAIQATKIPIEGDLRREIQMHMKRILGINCYRAHRHRRGLPVRGQRTHTNARTRKGPRKTVGAQKASK
- the rpmJ gene encoding 50S ribosomal protein L36, producing the protein MRVRTSVKPLCELCRVIRRAGVVRVVCKNPRHKQRQG
- a CDS encoding SGNH/GDSL hydrolase family protein, with product MKNILCFGDSNTWGFVPDSILAPYQRRFPHDVRWTGILARELGAGVKIIEEGQNGRTTVHDDPFAAARNAKTVLPSILESQKPLDLVILMLGTNDLKAIFAVSPPEIAVGMKIIAQMILASDAGLEGRPPALLILCPPIIGDTSHLPGVTEKFPLARENSRKLPRLYDAVAKQLGCHFFNTQDIIEPSAADGIHLDAAAHSTLGLALAAKVKSILSL